In a genomic window of Oscillospiraceae bacterium:
- a CDS encoding sugar phosphate isomerase/epimerase: MKLSFTTAGCPGWTFDEIFAVAKDLGIQGIEIRGMGDVIFAPDISIFAPEEIENTKKRMTGAKMEFPVLDSTAALGVADLAQEAMIEAKAYIDLAAKLGTSYIRVMVSPKAEPTHADLDLCEKQYRELCEYGAAKNVSPLMETNGVFGDSRLLAKFMQKVNHAGSGVLWDIHHPYRFFGETPEQTVQNIGKYIRHTHIKDSVMADGAIVYKMMGYGDVPITDAVAELKKIGYEGYISLEWLKRYNPYLQEPG, translated from the coding sequence ATGAAACTATCATTCACCACCGCCGGCTGCCCCGGCTGGACGTTTGACGAGATCTTTGCGGTCGCAAAAGATTTGGGCATTCAGGGCATTGAGATCCGCGGAATGGGCGATGTGATTTTTGCGCCCGACATCTCAATTTTTGCGCCGGAAGAGATCGAAAACACCAAAAAGCGTATGACAGGCGCTAAAATGGAATTCCCCGTGCTTGACTCGACCGCGGCTTTAGGCGTTGCCGACTTGGCGCAGGAAGCCATGATCGAGGCCAAGGCGTATATCGATCTGGCTGCGAAACTCGGCACAAGCTATATCCGCGTAATGGTCAGCCCGAAAGCCGAGCCGACCCATGCCGATCTCGACTTGTGCGAAAAACAATACCGCGAACTCTGTGAATACGGAGCCGCGAAAAATGTATCCCCGCTGATGGAGACCAACGGCGTCTTCGGCGATTCCAGGCTGCTGGCAAAGTTTATGCAAAAAGTCAATCATGCCGGCAGCGGAGTTCTATGGGATATCCACCACCCCTATCGCTTTTTCGGCGAAACGCCCGAACAGACGGTGCAAAACATTGGTAAATATATCCGCCACACCCACATCAAGGACTCGGTGATGGCAGACGGCGCAATCGTCTATAAGATGATGGGCTACGGTGACGTGCCGATCACCGACGCGGTCGCCGAGCTTAAAAAAATCGGCTACGAGGGCTATATCTCGCTCGAGTGGCTCAAACGGTATAACCCCTATCTGCAGGAACCGGGAA